From a region of the Panicum virgatum strain AP13 chromosome 2K, P.virgatum_v5, whole genome shotgun sequence genome:
- the LOC120695772 gene encoding uncharacterized protein LOC120695772 isoform X1 has protein sequence MEADEGRRGEDPAALSGGHLCHACGYQYPNPHPSAKLRRSHRKHCGKAPAPGAVPEAGEAAVRVAVGVGERGEGGAGARNAGERTAIGGGGGGGQREGIGASEANGGGAALRGSAGGVDSSAEDKVAPAHASTGAGAQVITTELSENRPLISCGDNESASPEDAGTQTITSELSENGFVNCSSNSIVNECDGTESQIACPTGSQTRVGHPAEREDSFDEYQDASPFLHQSDSEDGAAPTAALSTEINNLNTVSSESSISANETYFETNGLCKDQFSGETNMRDLASDFKVGYDLEDGALRLTEPEVNLKLGGPYELSMNVGNTYADMVNSKSDKTSGQGDVIGNSNASSLQEVHPLILEPESKSTSSEKVQGFMEDRSHVLHTMSEASSRPVVGSDSVQLETTTNPSTDAMPIGSDLKVVCTDNAFKDSSMELPTQNWTVADIPDGRQPVENSCKKTLECPAAGFQYDLPVTNVGNIPTTNVNDVELTFEEKPQPDIVDENLSVQKTNGFTKEEVCNKQIDTEICTEDQFSHSQKHGSLLTDQALSVKNPFNLDDDRNDDLFELPTDSCYLEVPNPVELRQQVDSTSLMVDQPTVSNPTRMAEVQQCHNSTDESILSSSSAMENGEVICPEGVPASSSSELVNKICLNDHGLQEDGHTSVILVPSHATSVEYSTVPMQDSSAVCSEVEENMKAEDASAEEMTAVRDIDGIVMEQATSTTANDTYAANVEEKKLTEDSVAENEAGGTEVNSVQNTGNLEENKQTEETNAKEMNAWFSADDDVEDKTQTDDSIAEKMNAAGGTEDSEENMLAEDITAKQMIAARSTDNVEEKQQPNGIVGQEGNNTKQNEEIAAPGSRLNSGRAHVPLKVLLAEASAENQVKKPSTKERVLSFRRRVSKDGNSSKSGSPKSVSNDQYWSSPAKLPRKDVGKSSKGRKQPWMPFICCHSVH, from the exons ATGGAGGCCGACGAGGGCCGGCGGGGGGAGGACCCGGCGGCGCTGAGCGGGGGCCACCTCTGCCACGCCTGCGGGTACCAGTACCCCAACCCGCACCCCAGCGCCAAGCTCCGCCGCAGCCACCGCAAGCACTGCGGcaaggcgccggcgccgggggccgTGCCGGAGGCCGGGGAAGCCGCAGTGCGGGTGGCCGTTGGCGTGGGCGAGCGGGGagagggcggcgccggggcgcgCAATGCGGGCGAGAGGACGGCGATCG gtgggggaggaggaggaggacagcGGGAGGGGATCGGCGCGAGCGAGGCGAATGGAGGAGGCGCTGCGTTGCGCGGATCTGCGGGAGGAGTTGACAGTTCGGCGGAGGACAAGGTGGCCCCAG CACATGCTTCAACTGGTGCTGGAGCTCAAGTCATCACCACTGAATTAAGTGAAAACAGACCCCTTATTAGTTGTGGTGACAATGAAAGCGCTTCTCCCGAAGATGCTGGAACTCAAACCATCACAAGTGAATTAAGTGAAAATGGCTTCGTCAATTGCAGCAGCAATTCTATAGTAAATGAATGTGATGGAACTGAATCACAGATTGCTTGCCCTACTGGAAGTCAAACTAGAGTGGGACATCCAGCTGAGCGAGAAGACAGTTTTGATGAGTACCAGGATGCATCTCCGTTTCTTCATCAATCAGATTCTGAAGATGGTGCAGCACCAACTGCAGCACTTTCTACAGAAATCAATAATTTGAATACTGTTTCATCAGAATCAAGTATCTCTGCAAATGAAACTTATTTTGAAACAAATGGATTATGCAAAGATCAATTTTCTGGAGAAACCAATATGAGAGATTTAGCTTCTGACTTCAAAGTTGGATATGATTTGGAGGATGGAGCTCTTAGATTGACTGAGCCTGAAGTAAACCTGAAGCTTGGGGGTCCGTATGAACTCTCTATGAATGTTGGCAACACTTATGCTGATATGGTTAACAGTAAATCTGATAAAACATCTGGCCAAGGTGATGTGATTGGTAATTCGAATGCTTCATCCCTTCAGGAAGTCCATCCACTTATTTTGGAACCAGAATCAAAATCTACAAGCTCAGAAAAGGTACAAGGTTTTATGGAAGATAGATCGCACGTTTTGCATACCATGTCTGAAGCATCATCAAGACCAGTAGTAGGATCAGATAGTGTTCAGTTGGAAACAACAACGAATCCTAGCACTGACGCCATGCCAATTGGGAGTGACCTGAAGGTTGTTTGTACTGATAATGCTTTCAAAGATTCCTCCATGGAGCTCCCCACACAGAACTGGACTGTTGCTGATATACCAGATGGTCGTCAGCCAGTTGAGAATTCTTGCAAGAAAACTTTAGAATGTCCTGCAGCTGGTTTTCAGTATGATCTTCCTGTTACTAATGTGGGCAATATTCCTACTACTAATGTGAATGATGTGGAATTAACCTTTGAGGAGAAGCCACAACCAGATATTGTTGACGAAAATCTTTCGGTACAGAAGACTAATGGATTCACTAAAGAGGAAGTCTGCAACAAACAGATTGACACTGAGATCTGTACTGAAGATCAATTTTCTCATAGTCAGAAACATGGCAGCTTACTAACAGATCAAGCACTTTCTGTCAAGAATCCATTTAATCTCGATGATGACAGGAATGATGATTTGTTTGAACTTCCCACTGACAGCTGCTATTTGGAGGTACCAAATCCTGTTGAATTGAGACAGCAAGTTGACTCTACATCCCTGATGGTGGATCAACCAACAGTCTCGAACCCAACTAGGATGGCTGAAGTGCAGCAATGCCATAACTCAA CAGATGAAAGCATACTATCTTCGTCAAGTGCTATGGAAAATGGTGAAGTAATTTGCCCAGAAGGCGTGCCTGCCAGCAGTAGTTCTGAACTTGTGAACAAGATTTGCTTGAATGACCATGGCCTGCAGGAAGATGGACATACAAGTGTCATTTTGGTGCCATCTCACGCAACCTCCGTGGAGTATAGTACAGTACCTATGCAGGATAGCAGTGCCGTCTGTTCAGAAGTTGAAGAAAATATGAAAGCCGAAGATGCTAGTGCAGAGGAGATGACCGCAGTACGAGACATAGATGGTATTGTAATGGAACAGGCTACTAGTACTACTGCTAATGACACATATGCTGCTAATGTTGAAGAAAAGAAGCTGACTGAAGATAGTGTGGCTGAGAATGAGGCTGGCGGTACGGAGGTGAATTCAGTACAGAACACAGGAAATCTTGAAGAAAATAAGCAGACTGAAGAAACAAATGCAAAGGAGATGAACGCATGGTTCAGTGCTGATGATGATGTTGAAGACAAAACACAGACTGATGATAGCATTGCAGAGAAGATGAATGCAGCAGGAGGCACAGAGGATTCTGAAGAAAATATGCTTGCTGAAGACATTACCGCAAAGCAGATGATTGCAGCACGAAGCACAGATAATGTCGAAGAGAAGCAGCAGCCAAACGGCATAGTCGGCCAAGAAGGGAACAACACCAAGCAGAACGAAGAGATCGCCGCCCCAGGCTCGCGGCTGAATTCAGGAAGAGCCCACGTCCCTCTGAAGGTCCTCCTTGCCGAGGCAAGCGCGGAGAATCAAGTGAAGAAGCCTAGCACCAAGGAGCGGGTGCTGTCGTTCCGGCGCCGGGTGTCCAAGGACGGCAACTCGTCAAAATCAGGGTCCCCCAAATCCGTCTCCAACGACCAATACTGGAGCTCCCCTGCCAAGCTGCCACGCAAGGATGTTGGCAAGAGTTCCAAAGGAAGGAAGCAGCCTTGGATGCCGTTCATCTGCTGCCACTCCGTGCACTGA
- the LOC120695772 gene encoding uncharacterized protein LOC120695772 isoform X2 — protein MEADEGRRGEDPAALSGGHLCHACGYQYPNPHPSAKLRRSHRKHCGKAPAPGAVPEAGEAAVRVAVGVGERGEGGAGARNAGERTAIGGGGGGGQREGIGASEANGGGAALRGSAGGVDSSAEDKVAPAHASTGAGAQVITTELSENRPLISCGDNESASPEDAGTQTITSELSENGFVNCSSNSIVNECDGTESQIACPTGSQTRVGHPAEREDSFDEYQDASPFLHQSDSEDGAAPTAALSTEINNLNTVSSESSISANETYFETNGLCKDQFSGETNMRDLASDFKVGYDLEDGALRLTEPEVNLKLGGPYELSMNVGNTYADMVNSKSDKTSGQGDVIGNSNASSLQEVHPLILEPESKSTSSEKVQGFMEDRSHVLHTMSEASSRPVVGSDSVQLETTTNPSTDAMPIGSDLKVVCTDNAFKDSSMELPTQNWTVADIPDGRQPVENSCKKTLECPAAGFQYDLPVTNVGNIPTTNVNDVELTFEEKPQPDIVDENLSVQKTNGFTKEEVCNKQIDTEICTEDQFSHSQKHGSLLTDQALSVKNPFNLDDDRNDDLFELPTDSCYLEVPNPVELRQQVDSTSLMVDQPTVSNPTRMAEVQQCHNSNESILSSSSAMENGEVICPEGVPASSSSELVNKICLNDHGLQEDGHTSVILVPSHATSVEYSTVPMQDSSAVCSEVEENMKAEDASAEEMTAVRDIDGIVMEQATSTTANDTYAANVEEKKLTEDSVAENEAGGTEVNSVQNTGNLEENKQTEETNAKEMNAWFSADDDVEDKTQTDDSIAEKMNAAGGTEDSEENMLAEDITAKQMIAARSTDNVEEKQQPNGIVGQEGNNTKQNEEIAAPGSRLNSGRAHVPLKVLLAEASAENQVKKPSTKERVLSFRRRVSKDGNSSKSGSPKSVSNDQYWSSPAKLPRKDVGKSSKGRKQPWMPFICCHSVH, from the exons ATGGAGGCCGACGAGGGCCGGCGGGGGGAGGACCCGGCGGCGCTGAGCGGGGGCCACCTCTGCCACGCCTGCGGGTACCAGTACCCCAACCCGCACCCCAGCGCCAAGCTCCGCCGCAGCCACCGCAAGCACTGCGGcaaggcgccggcgccgggggccgTGCCGGAGGCCGGGGAAGCCGCAGTGCGGGTGGCCGTTGGCGTGGGCGAGCGGGGagagggcggcgccggggcgcgCAATGCGGGCGAGAGGACGGCGATCG gtgggggaggaggaggaggacagcGGGAGGGGATCGGCGCGAGCGAGGCGAATGGAGGAGGCGCTGCGTTGCGCGGATCTGCGGGAGGAGTTGACAGTTCGGCGGAGGACAAGGTGGCCCCAG CACATGCTTCAACTGGTGCTGGAGCTCAAGTCATCACCACTGAATTAAGTGAAAACAGACCCCTTATTAGTTGTGGTGACAATGAAAGCGCTTCTCCCGAAGATGCTGGAACTCAAACCATCACAAGTGAATTAAGTGAAAATGGCTTCGTCAATTGCAGCAGCAATTCTATAGTAAATGAATGTGATGGAACTGAATCACAGATTGCTTGCCCTACTGGAAGTCAAACTAGAGTGGGACATCCAGCTGAGCGAGAAGACAGTTTTGATGAGTACCAGGATGCATCTCCGTTTCTTCATCAATCAGATTCTGAAGATGGTGCAGCACCAACTGCAGCACTTTCTACAGAAATCAATAATTTGAATACTGTTTCATCAGAATCAAGTATCTCTGCAAATGAAACTTATTTTGAAACAAATGGATTATGCAAAGATCAATTTTCTGGAGAAACCAATATGAGAGATTTAGCTTCTGACTTCAAAGTTGGATATGATTTGGAGGATGGAGCTCTTAGATTGACTGAGCCTGAAGTAAACCTGAAGCTTGGGGGTCCGTATGAACTCTCTATGAATGTTGGCAACACTTATGCTGATATGGTTAACAGTAAATCTGATAAAACATCTGGCCAAGGTGATGTGATTGGTAATTCGAATGCTTCATCCCTTCAGGAAGTCCATCCACTTATTTTGGAACCAGAATCAAAATCTACAAGCTCAGAAAAGGTACAAGGTTTTATGGAAGATAGATCGCACGTTTTGCATACCATGTCTGAAGCATCATCAAGACCAGTAGTAGGATCAGATAGTGTTCAGTTGGAAACAACAACGAATCCTAGCACTGACGCCATGCCAATTGGGAGTGACCTGAAGGTTGTTTGTACTGATAATGCTTTCAAAGATTCCTCCATGGAGCTCCCCACACAGAACTGGACTGTTGCTGATATACCAGATGGTCGTCAGCCAGTTGAGAATTCTTGCAAGAAAACTTTAGAATGTCCTGCAGCTGGTTTTCAGTATGATCTTCCTGTTACTAATGTGGGCAATATTCCTACTACTAATGTGAATGATGTGGAATTAACCTTTGAGGAGAAGCCACAACCAGATATTGTTGACGAAAATCTTTCGGTACAGAAGACTAATGGATTCACTAAAGAGGAAGTCTGCAACAAACAGATTGACACTGAGATCTGTACTGAAGATCAATTTTCTCATAGTCAGAAACATGGCAGCTTACTAACAGATCAAGCACTTTCTGTCAAGAATCCATTTAATCTCGATGATGACAGGAATGATGATTTGTTTGAACTTCCCACTGACAGCTGCTATTTGGAGGTACCAAATCCTGTTGAATTGAGACAGCAAGTTGACTCTACATCCCTGATGGTGGATCAACCAACAGTCTCGAACCCAACTAGGATGGCTGAAGTGCAGCAATGCCATAACTCAA ATGAAAGCATACTATCTTCGTCAAGTGCTATGGAAAATGGTGAAGTAATTTGCCCAGAAGGCGTGCCTGCCAGCAGTAGTTCTGAACTTGTGAACAAGATTTGCTTGAATGACCATGGCCTGCAGGAAGATGGACATACAAGTGTCATTTTGGTGCCATCTCACGCAACCTCCGTGGAGTATAGTACAGTACCTATGCAGGATAGCAGTGCCGTCTGTTCAGAAGTTGAAGAAAATATGAAAGCCGAAGATGCTAGTGCAGAGGAGATGACCGCAGTACGAGACATAGATGGTATTGTAATGGAACAGGCTACTAGTACTACTGCTAATGACACATATGCTGCTAATGTTGAAGAAAAGAAGCTGACTGAAGATAGTGTGGCTGAGAATGAGGCTGGCGGTACGGAGGTGAATTCAGTACAGAACACAGGAAATCTTGAAGAAAATAAGCAGACTGAAGAAACAAATGCAAAGGAGATGAACGCATGGTTCAGTGCTGATGATGATGTTGAAGACAAAACACAGACTGATGATAGCATTGCAGAGAAGATGAATGCAGCAGGAGGCACAGAGGATTCTGAAGAAAATATGCTTGCTGAAGACATTACCGCAAAGCAGATGATTGCAGCACGAAGCACAGATAATGTCGAAGAGAAGCAGCAGCCAAACGGCATAGTCGGCCAAGAAGGGAACAACACCAAGCAGAACGAAGAGATCGCCGCCCCAGGCTCGCGGCTGAATTCAGGAAGAGCCCACGTCCCTCTGAAGGTCCTCCTTGCCGAGGCAAGCGCGGAGAATCAAGTGAAGAAGCCTAGCACCAAGGAGCGGGTGCTGTCGTTCCGGCGCCGGGTGTCCAAGGACGGCAACTCGTCAAAATCAGGGTCCCCCAAATCCGTCTCCAACGACCAATACTGGAGCTCCCCTGCCAAGCTGCCACGCAAGGATGTTGGCAAGAGTTCCAAAGGAAGGAAGCAGCCTTGGATGCCGTTCATCTGCTGCCACTCCGTGCACTGA
- the LOC120695773 gene encoding probable glucan endo-1,3-beta-glucosidase A6, producing the protein MAAAQPPRALPLLLLLLCAAFSFHVEAAHGASGGAHGLGVNYGRVADDIPSPRRSVELLRAAGAGSVKIYDANPGVLRALAGTRWPVSIMVPNEIIPDIAASPAAADRWVADNLVPYYPATRVKFLLVGNEILSDYSIANSTWARLVPAMENIHLSLRKRGISSVKIGTTLAMDALADGAFPRPPSAAAFRPDIAGSVVRPLLHFLNGTNSYYFVDAYPYFVWAGNNLTVPLDYALFQGGRTRYVDPGTGLTYTNLLDEMLDAVAIAMAKLGYGGVKLAVAETGWPNGCDYDQIGGNVHNAAIYNRNLAARMAKNPGTPLRPGAKMPVFVFSLYNEDLKGGPGTERHWGLYYANGTAVYEVDLTGRRPLCSYPPLPAPENNTPYKGPIWCVMSPAASKKLNETAVGNALSYACGQGNGTCDAIQPGKKCYLPNTTVAHASYAFNSYWQQFRRTGATCYFNNLAEQTIKDPSHGSCKFRSSLDS; encoded by the exons ATGGCCGCCGCCCAGCCGCCCCGGgctctccccctcctcctcctgctgctctgcgCCGCCTTCTCCTTCCACG TGGAAGCGGCGCACGGGGCGAGTGGCGGCGCCCACGGGCTCGGCGTCAActacggccgggtggcggacgACATCCCCTCGCCGCGGCGGTCCGTGGAGCTCCTCCGCGCGGCTGGCGCCGGGTCCGTCAAGATCTACGACGCCAACCCGGGCGTGCTCCGCGCGCTGGCGGGCACGCGCTGGCCCGTCTCCATCATGGTGCCCAACGAGATCATCCCGGACATCGccgcctcgcccgccgccgcggaccgcTGGGTCGCCGACAACCTGGTCCCCTACTACCCGGCGACGCGGGTCAAGTTCCTGCTCGTGGGGAACGAAATCCTCTCCGACTACTCCATCGCCAACTCCACCTGGGCGCGCCTCGTCCCGGCGATGGAGAACATCCACCTCAGCCTCCGCAAGCGGGGCATCAGCAGCGTCAAGATCGGCACCACGCTCGCCATGGACGCGCTCGCCGACGGCGCCTTCCCGcgcccgccgtccgccgcggccTTCCGCCCCGACATCGCCGGGTCCGTCGTGCGCCCGCTGCTGCACTTCCTGAACGGGACCAACTCCTACTACTTCGTCGACGCCTACCCCTACTTCGTCTGGGCGGGCAACAACCTCACCGTCCCGCTCGACTACGCGCTCTTCCAGGGCGGGCGCACCCGCTACGTCGACCCGGGCACCGGGCTGACATACACCAACCTGCTCGACGAAATGCTTGACGCGGTGGCCATCGCGATGGCCAAGCTCGGGTACGGCGGCGTCAAGCTGGCCGTCGCGGAGACTGGGTGGCCCAACGGCTGCGACTACGACCAGATTGGCGGCAACGTCCACAATGCCGCCATATACAACAGGAACCTCGCGGCACGGATGGCCAAGAACCCTGGCACGCCGCTGCGGCCGGGAGCCAAGATGCCGGTGTTCGTGTTCTCTCTCTACAACGAGGACCTCAAGGGCGGGCCCGGCACCGAGCGGCATTGGGGTCTGTACTACGCCAACGGTACGGCAGTCTACGAGGTCGACCTCACCGGTCGGCGGCCGCTGTGTTCGTACCCGCCTCTGCCGGCGCCGGAGAACAACACGCCGTACAAGGGGCCAATTTGGTGCGTCATGTCTCCCGCCGCCAGCAAGAAGCTGAACGAGACGGCGGTGGGGAACGCGCTATCGTACGCGTGCGGCCAAGGAAACGGGACCTGCGACGCCATCCAGCCCGGGAAGAAGTGCTACCTGCCGAACACGACGGTGGCTCATGCCAGCTACGCGTTCAACTCGTACTGGCAGCAGTTCAGGAGGACTGGAGCGACGTGCTACTTCAACAACCTCGCAGAGCAGACTATCAAAGACCCAA gCCATGGATCCTGCAAGTTCCGCAGCTCCTTGGACTCCTAA
- the LOC120695417 gene encoding uncharacterized protein LOC120695417, with translation MVCLRAWKCGMDCSSPVQEFEFSPLQFRGPHLQFRPGPPKYQDRPGAAPRPLRYGRCDTSFAAVRTRYGPRSAAPRPLRYGRCDIFFAAVRTRYGPRIVGLGQDRNLIYNPETSKEVQGPPLLDRLAHPVLIPHGSELFALSRSPSVFLGADFMPWFFIFDLDKDAGWRSLPPPPVFPCRLNPLEYRDPPEVRVAAYAVVGSHILLSVQQDKGTCAFDVDARKWEMEDDRNLPFVGQAVSLGGHRFVACSRARGGTAAVYRIEVVPAGTTEPTGRAELSVSIIELPVKSKGIVPGQLLCAMGTATPWWWRGMMMLAPIRLSW, from the exons ATGGTGTGCTTACGAGCGTGGAAATGTGGAATGGATTGCTCGTCCCCCGTGCAAGAATTTGAATTT TCACCACTACAATTTAGAGGGCCCCATCTCCAGTTTCGCCCCGGGCCCCCGAAATATCAGGACcggcccggcgccgcgccccgcccccTCCGCTACGGCAGGTGCGACACGTCCTTCGCCGCGGTGCGAACGCGGTACGGCCCCCGGAgcgccgcgccccgcccccTCCGCTACGGCAGGTGCGACATTTTCTTCGCCGCGGTGCGAACGCGGTACGGCCCCCGGATCGTTGGCCTCGGACAGGACAGGAACCTCATCTACAACCCCGAGACCTCCAAGGAGGTCCAGGGGCCTCCCCTCCTCGACCGTTTGGCACACCCCGTCCTGATCCCGCACGGCAGCGAGCTGTTCGCGCTCTCGCGCAGCCCCTCCGTCTTCTTGGGGGCGGACTTCATGCCCTGGTTCTTCATCTTCGACCTGGATAAGGACGCCGGATGGCgctccctcccgccgccgcccgtcttcCCGTGCCGCCTCAACCCGCTGGAGTACCGCGACCCGCCGGAGGTCCGCGTCGCGGCCTacgccgtggtcggctcccacATCCTGCTCTCCGTGCAGCAGGACAAGGGCACCTGTGCTTTCGATGTGGACGCCAGGAAGTGGGAGATGGAGGACGACAGGAACCTGCCTTTCGTCGGCCAGGCCGTGTCCCTCGGCGGCCACCGCTTCGTCGCCTGCTCCAGAGCGAGGGGCGGCACCGCCGCAGTATACCGCATAGAGGTTGTCCCGGCAGGAACCACCGAGCCCACGGGGAGGGCAGAGCTGTCCGTCTCCATCATTGAGCTGCCGGTGAAATCGAAGGGCATTGTGCCGGGGCAGCTCTTGTGCGCCATGGGGACGG CTACTCCCTGGTGGTGGAGGGGGATGATGATGCTAGCACCAATCCGGTTGTCGTGGTGA